TGTGAGACACCACAGCACAAACGAGGTCGTGACGCTCGGGCTCCATAAACTCGATATCCGCACCGATCGCGCGCCAGAACGCGGCGAGTTTGTCGACCTGAGCCTGATCGGCATCGGCAGGCGGCACAATCAGGCACCAGCGGTTGTCGAATAGCGTTGCAAAACCAGCGCGCGGACCGGAGTGTTCGGTACCCGCCATCGGGTGGCTGCCGATAAAGTGCGCGTGCTCAGGCATATGCGGCATCACGGCGTCGAACACCGATTGCTTGACCGAGCCGACGTCACTTACGACGGCACCCTCTTTAAGGTGCGGCGCAATCGCCTCCATCACCGCGCCCATTGCACCGACCGGAACGGCGAGCACGACGAGATCGGCGTCTTTGACGGCTTCCTCGGCGCTGTCGACGACTCGATCCACGAGGTTGATTTCGCGCGCGATGTCACGGGTTTCCTGCGAACGAGCGTACCCTACGATTTCCTCAGCCAGCTTGCCCCGACGAATGGCCAGCGACATAGAGCCGGCAATCAGGCCCAGACCGATGAGCGCGACGCGTTTGTAGATCACAGTCATCAGCGGATGCCTTTGAACGTTGCGATCACGTGGATGACGCGGCGGCAAGCGGCCTCGTCACCGACTGTGATACGAAGACAGTTCGGCAGTTTGTAGCTGCCAACTGGGCGCACAATGATGCCGTCGGCCTTGAGCGCGGCATTGCAAGCCGCAGCCTCGTCAGGGTTCGAAAAACGCGCCAGAACGAAATTGGCGTAGCTTTCGTCACAGCCGACACCCATCTGCACCAGCGCATTGCGTAGCCAGTCGCGCCAGCGGGCATTCTCACGAACGCAGCGTTCGGCAAAGTCGGTATCGCGCACCGCAGCCGCAGCCACGGTCATCTGGGTTTCCGACAGGTTGAACGGCTGACGCACGCGGTTCAGCACATCGACGACTTCACGTTGCGCATAACCCCAACCGATCCGCATCCCGCCAAGGCCGTGCAGCTTGGAGAACGTGCGGGTCATCACGACGTTCGCGAATTCGTCCACAATGGCTTTGCCGCCGTCATAGCCATCGGCAAACTCAGCATATGCGCTGTCGATCACAAGGATCACATTGCGCGGCAGCCCCTTGGCAAGACGGTAAAGCTCGTCCTCACCGATCATGGTGCCGGTCGGGTTCGCGGGGTTTGCGATAAACACAACGCGGGTTTTGGGCGTGACAGCCGACAGGATCGAATCCACGTCTACGACGCGGGTCTTTTCCTTCACCTCGACCGGAGTTGCGCCAACCATACGGGCGAGAATCGGGTACATCGAAAACCCGTGCTCGGTCACAATGACCTCGTACCCGACACCGGCGTAGCTGTGCACGATGAATTGCAGCACTTCGTCCGAGCCGACGCCGCAGATGATGCGGCCTGCGTCGAGACCGTGGATCTCGGCAATCGCTTCGCGCAGGGGCGCGTGGTCGGTGTTGGGATAGCGATGGAGGTTCACAGCCGAACGCAGATAGGCTTCCTTGGCTTTGTCACTGAAACCATAGGGGTTTTCGTTCGCCGAGAGTTTCAGAACCTCGGTTTTGCCTTCGACCTTGGATTCGCCGCTCACGTAGAGTGCGATATCCATAATGCCGGGCTGTGGCTGTGGCTTGGTGGTCATCTCTGCCCCTCCGAATAACAGTCACTCCATAACGGGGCGCACCTGTCCTTTCCAGAGAAGATCATTGATGCGCTGCCCGTTTTCAGGCGGCAGCGTGACATGAAGCGCGCTATGGTGGGCCATGCTGTTCAAATTGCCAGATTTCGACACCCTCTATGACGCGCTTTTACGCCGCGATGCCCGCTTCGACGGACAGGCGTATGTGGGCGTGGCGTCCACCGGCATATTCTGCCGCCTGACCTGCCCTGCCCGCAAACCATTGCGGTCGAATTGTCAGTTTTTCGCGACCCCGCAAGAGTGTTTCGACGCTGGCTTCCGCCCCTGCAAGCGATGCCATCCGGTAAAGCCCGCGGCGGAGACCGATCCAGTGATTGGAGCGCTGATGGCTGCGCTCGATGCAGAGCCGGACCGCCGCTGGTCGGAGGATGACGTGGTCGCTATGGGCTTTGACAGCTCCACCGTCCGGCGAACCTTCCGGCGGCAATACGGCATGACATTCCTGCAAATGGCGCGCGCAAGGCGGCTGCGTGACAGCTACCGCGCTTTGGCGAAAGGACACAAGGTGATCGACGCACAACTCGAAGCGGGCTTCGACTCGCCCTCAGCTTTTCGGTCGGCTTTTGTGGCGATGCTGGGCGTAGCCCCGTCCGAGATGAAATCGGACAGCAGGCTAAAGGCGGATTTCTTCGAAACACCGCTCGGCCCCATGATCGCGCTGGCGGACGACAATGCCCTTCGGAAGCTGGAATTCCCCGAACGCAAAGGGCTGGCCGAACAACTGCGCAAGATCCACAAGGCAGAGGGCGCGCTTGGCTTCGGACGAACGGCGATCCACGATCAGACCGAAGACCAGCTACGCCAGTTTTTTGCGGGCGAGCTGGAGCAATTCACCGTCCCGCTCGCCTCCGACTACGGCACCGCGTTCCAGCAACAAATCTGGGCCGCCCTCCGCGCAATCCCTGCCGGAGAAACCCGCAGTTATGGCGAGCTTGCCGCTGACATCGGGCGCCCGACTGCCACGCGCGCTGTGGCGAATGCCAACGCCCAGAACCAGATCGCTCTCATCATCCCTTGCCACCGCGTCATCGGTGCGGACGGCACCCTGACTGGCTACGCGGGCGGGCTGTGGCGGAAACAGAAGCTGATCGAGATCGAGCGGCAATTTCGCTGACCCCCGAAAGCAAAAAGGCCGCCCAGTGGGCGGCCTTTCCGTAATGCGGCGAAGAACAGATTAGTTCTTCGCGTAGAATTCGACGACCAGGTTCGGTTCCATCAGAACCGGGTACGGAACGTCCGACAGACCCGGAGCGCGAACGAAAGTCGCGGTCATCTTCGAGTGGTCTACGTCGAGGTAGTCCGGAACGTCGCGCTCGGGCAGCTGAGCTGCTTCGAGAACGAGAGCCATCTGCTTCGACTTCTGACGAACTTCGATGACGTCGCCTTCTTTGACGCGGTACGACGGGATGTTAACTTTCTTGCCGTTAACAGTGACGTGGCCGTGGTTTACGAACTGGCGAGCAGCGAAAACGGTCGGAACGAACTTGGCGCGGTAAACGACAGCGTCCAGACGGCGCTCGAGCAGACCGATCAGGTTTTCACCGGTGTCGCCCTTAACGCGTTCTGCTTCCGCATAGATGCGGCGGAACTGCTTCTCGGTCAGGTCGCCGTAGTAGCCCTTCAGCTTCTGCTTGGCGCGGAGCTGCAGACCGAAGTCCGAGATCTTGGCCTTGCGACGCTGGCCGTGCTGGCCGGGGCCGTATTCACGACGGTTAACCGGGGACTTCGGGCGTCCCCAGATGTTTTCGCCCATGCGGCGGTCAATTTTGTACTTGGCAGACGTGCGTTTGGTCACGGCTGATCTCCTTCATTAGGTTTCGAAGGGCGTTGTCCTCTGGCCGAAGCCTGACAGGCGTCCCCTTGCGGGGGCCACCAACACCAATGAAACGCGGCTTATAGAGAGAGCTGCGGAGGAGTCAACAGCCTTTCGGCGTTAGAAGTCCTGACGCAAGACGGCGGTTTCATAACCCGACAGAACACGGCGCGCAAAGGCCCCGTAAGCCATCGGATCGCAGCCCGCTTCGGGAATGCGAGTCATGAGCCGCATACGGTCGTGTTCGTCCAGATATGACAGTGCCGCGCTGGCCGGATGGAAGCTTTCGGTCTCCACCCCATTGGCAAAGACAATCTCGTGTCCGGGCAGCAGAAGGTGAATGTAGGTCACTTCGCGAACGGCGCGGTCTACATAAACGCTGGAGTCGTTCACAAGGTCTCGCGCTGCCACCAGCACTTCATCACAATTAAACAATGCGCGGGCACGTGCGCCCTTCAGCACCATGCGGTGATCGGGCGACACGAGGATACCGTCGTCCGGCACACCTTCGTCCAGCGCACCGCGGCGCATACGGATCGGGGCGAGGTGAGGCATCGCAAAGAGGCGCGCCCCCGTCATCCGGCGCTGGCCGATCCAGAGGATCTCGCGGCAACCGTTGTCCTTGGTCTGAATGCGGTCACCTTCGCGCAGGCTTTCGACAAGGCGCGGGCCGAATTCGGTCTGGATCATTGTTCCGGGAGTAAAGCAGATCACACCGCCCGGATTCGCGTTCGCACGCGCCACGCGGCCCATGTCGATGTTATGAGCGACGATCCACATCTCGGTATCACGCGGAGGAATCTCTCCGATAAAGACGAGCAGCGGTTTACGCCCCTGCCCTGCTTCGATCAGCGTGATATTCCACGTCGATCGGCCATCGGTGACGTTAAAGCTCTTCTCGGCCAACGGCGGCGCATCGGCCACTCCGTCCGCGAACGAGGTATTCTTATCGACAGCATTAAGGAGACGGCGGACGGTGTGCGCCGCCCGCTTACGCATTTCGACCATTCCGGTCGCAGTCCCGAGGGGCAGGATTTCCGAAGGCCCGTCTACGCGGACTGCTTCGCCTGTCCAGATCCAGCTAGCGCCGACGCGCAAGACGTCGAGCGGAGCGGACCACTCCCCATCAAGTTCCGTTTGCGACCAGGAAATGACGAACGTGCCATGAAAGCCCGTTTTCATCTTCTGCTCTTCTCTGTGCCTCAGTCAGTTCCGGATCTTAATCGTCCGAGTTGTGAAGCTCACCGTAACGTCAACACAGAGTTCAAATCAAGTTGAGAGAACAGACTTTCCCAATATTTCAATTAATAGGTGAAATTTAACCGGAACGAACCGAGCACCTGCCCCTCTTCCTGCCCGACATACTCTTCCGACAGGTAGGTCACGCCGTAGTAAACTGCCATACGGTCACCGAAATGCCAGTTCACACCGGCACGCGCACGGAATCGGTCGCTCTCTAGCTCGCTGTCGAAATAAGAGGGGAAGTAGGCGCTATCGATGACGTTGGCATAGTCGACACCAGCACTCCACGTGACGCCAAGGTTGTCGCCATAGCCGAGCGGAATACGCTGGCCCGTCGCGGAATCGCGGCTGTAGGCGATATCGCGACCAGCGACACCGTAGTTGAAGTCGACACCAACGCGGGCAAGCGACTCGACACCGGCAATCGCCTCAGCGAACGGACGCATGGTGACGGGAGCGGTGTGGCTAAGCTGGTATTCCTTGCCGATCTCTGCGGTCACGGTCGGGAAAATGTGATTGCCGAGCTGATTATCGATCACACTATCGCCGAGCGACGGAGCACTGAATGCCTCGTGGGTTTTCTGATGGAAGTCGGACATGCCGGTCTGCGGGCCGGTAAAGATCATATCCGCGCCGAGACTGACCTCGTAGCGTTCGACTTGGTAATGGGTGTGCGCACCGAACGAGAGCTGGCCGACATAGATGCGGTCGTCCGAGCCTGCACGCTTCAGATGGCGCGGCGCGATAATTTCGGAACGGAAGCGGAATTCGACCAGATCCAGCGGGCCTGACCCGTAATCGTTATCGCCCTCGTTCGAGAAAGCGAACGACAGGCTATAGCTACCCGTCCGCCAGCGGTCGTCATTGTCGCCGAATTTATCATTCGAAAAGAGGCGACCGATTCCGACAAGCTCGTAAGGGTTCGACGGCTGGGCAACAGCGCCCGAGTCATAATCCAGTGCGAAAACCGGTGCAAAATTAAGCGATGCCACACAAGCGGTGACAGCAAAAATACCACGCATGTCCCATTCCATTTTTGGTTTTCGCTTAGCATCGTAAGGAATGAGGCGGATATATGTTTTCTTACGCACCATATTCTGCGCCTTCGAATTTACGCCTGATGGTTGCGCACGAGCCACGCTGGTGGCAGGGGTAGCCGCAGGAGACCTGCCATGACACAGCCCCCCGAACGCCCCGCCCTTCTGTTCTTTGCCGCCCTCGGGACAGGCGGACTGTTGACGTTGATGACATATTTCAACGGTCAACTGGCTGCGGCAGCCTCTGCGCTGTTCTCCTCGCTCTCGGCGCACGGAACCGGCGCGGTTGCCGCGATACTCATGCTGGTTGCGATCCCTGCCTTTCGCCGCCGCCCCTCCGGAGCCTCCAAGGCCCCGCTTTGGGCATATTTGGGCGGGATATCTGGCGCGCTGACAGTGATTCTCACCTCGACTGCAGTGAATTCGGCACTGGCACTGTCGGGCACTCTGGCGCTCGGCCTCGCGGGTCAGATGGTCTTTGGATTGACCGCAGACAAACTCGGCCTCTTCGGCCTGCCCCGCAAATCGCCCGCTTGGAAAGACCTCACGGGAATCGCGCTGATCGTAGCGGGGAGCCTGCTCATCATCTTCTACGGACGGGGCGCGTGATGCTGACGTTTATCGCATTCGCTTTCGGCGGCGGCATCCTTGTTGGCCTCAGCCGCCAGATCAATGGCCGCTTGTCGCTCAGCACCGGCCCGCTTGTGTCGTCGTTCTGGAATCACTTCGTTGGCTTCGTTGCGCTGACCGCTGTCGCGCTGGCCTTTGGCGGGTTGTTCCCCAAGGGCGAACCCATCGACTGGCCTTGGCTTGCGTTTGTCGGCGGCCCGCTCGGCGTTGTTTTTGTGGCCTCGTCCAGCTGGCTGATCTCGCGCCTCGGTGCGGCGCAAACAGCTGTTCTGGTGATCGCTGGGCAGATGCTTTCCAGCGTGATCATGGATATCATTACAGGCGCTCCGGGGTCGCCATTCGCGCGGATCGCAGGTGTCGCGCTGATCCTCGGAGGAATTTTGGTGGGTCGCAAAAGAAAAGCGTGATTTTCCACTTGCGCCCCTCTGCGGACTTCATTATTAGCCCGCTCACACCAAGAGTGGCCCGTTCGTCTATCGGTTAGGACGCCAGGTTTTCAACCTGGAAAGAGGGGTTCGATTCCCCTACGGGCTGCCACTTTTCCCCTACATTCAAAATGTTTGCCAGAACCGACGCCCGCATTCCGCCTTTTGCGATGCGGCGAGTTTTGCTGCGTGCGCGCCCTTGCAAAACCGGTTTCCATGTCATATCTCCCCGCTTGAGAGGTTGGCGCGGGCGAGCGCCTCGCCAACCCGGTCAGGTCCGGAAGGAAGCAGCCGTAACGAGCCCCGCTTGGGTCGTTGTCCAGCCTCTCACCTTATCCCCACAATTCGACGCAGCCGACACCGGCTGATTGCGGCAATCGCGGTGGACCTCGCCTTCTCCTGCGCTTACCTTGCCAGCAAGCAGAATCCCAAGGACGCCATGACCGAAGCCGAACCCAAGCCGTATCAGGTGCTTGCCCGCAAATACCGCCCCGAGACCTTTGTCGATCTCGTGGGTCAGGATGCGATGGTGCGCACGCTGAAAAACTCGTTCGAGGCAGGCCGGATCGCGCAGGCGTTCATCATGACCGGCATCCGCGGCACAGGCAAAACGACCACCGCGCGTATCATCGCCAAGGGCATGAACTGTGTGGGCGTGGACGGCAACGGCGGTCCGACGACAGAGCCTTGCGGGAAGTGCGAGCACTGCACCGCCATCATGGAAGGCCGCCATGTCGACGTGATCGAGATGGACGCCGCCTCCAACACCGGCGTTGCCAACATCCGCGAGATTATCGACAGCGTTCACTACCGCGCGGCCTCGGCACGCTACAAAGTCTACATCATCGACGAAGTTCACATGCTGTCGACGGGCGCGTTCAACGCGCTGCTGAAGACGCTTGAAGAACCGCCCGCGCATGTGAAGTTCATCTTTGCGACCACCGAGATCCGTAAGGTTCCGGTGACCGTTCTGTCGCGCTGCCAGCGCTTCGACCTTCGCCGGATCGAGCCCGAGGTGATGCTCGGCCTCATGCGCAAGATCGCGAACGCTGAAGGCGCAGAGATCACCGAAGACGCGATTGCCCTGATCACCCGCGCTGCCGAAGGGTCGGCGCGTGACGCGACCTCGCTACTTGATCAGGCGATTTCGCATGGCGCTGGCGAGACGACCGCCGAACAGGTCCGCGCGATGCTCGGCCTTGCCGACCGTGGGCGTGTGTTTGACCTCTTTGACATGATTATGCGCGGTCAGGCGGCTGAGGCTCTGGGCGAATTGTCGGCGCAGTATTCCGATGGCGCCGACCCGATGGCCGTGCTGCGCGACCTTGCCGAGATCACGCACTGGATTTCGGTCATCAAAATCACACCCGAGGCTGCCGACGATCCGACTGTCAGCCCCGATGAACGCTCGCGCGGCAAAACCGCCGCCGATGCGCTGCCGATGCGCGTTCTGACCCGTATGTGGCAGATGCTGCTCAAAGCAATCGAGGAAGTTGGCCAAGCGCCGAACGCGATGATGGCAGCCGAGATGGCGATCATCCGTCTGACGCACGTTGCCGAACTGCCCTCGCCCGAGGAACTGGTGCGCAAGCTGCAAAACACAGCTCCCCCGCCCCATCCGGGTGGTGGTGGTGGCGGCGCCTATGCTCCGGCTCAGGGTGGTAGCACGAACGCCTACGGCGGCGGGCACGTCCCGACCCATTCGGGACCGAGCGGCCCTGTGGCGTCTGCCGCCCCGCAGCTCGCGCAGAATTCGCTGGCCCGCTACGCAACGTTCGAATCCGTGCTCGATCTGATCCGTGCGCACCGCGATGTGCAGCTACTGGTGGAGGTCGAGAATTACATGCGCCTCGCCAGCTTCCGTCCGGGCCGTATCGAATTCGAACCGACACCGAACGCGCCTCGCGACATGGCGGCGAAGCTCGGCTCGCGCCTGCAAACATGGACCGGCAACCGTTGGGCCGTGATCGTCGTGAACGAAGGCGGTCGGCCGACCGTATCCGAAATCCGCGACGCTGCCGAGGCCGAGCTGAAAGCCGAAGCCGCAGCGCTGCCGCTCGTGCAGTCGATCCTCGCGGCCTTCCCGAAGTCGAAGATTGCAGAGGTCCGCACGGCGAAGGATCTGGAAACCGGCGCTCTCGAAGAAGCACTCGAAGAAGTAGAGGACGAATGGGACCCCTTCGAAGAGGACTGATCCTCGCCCTCCTTCCCGCTCCGGCAATGGCCGATGTCTGCGAACAACTCCGTCCGATGTGGTCGCCCGACAAGGGCACCGTGAACATCTGGACCGAAGCCGCATACGTGTTCGCGAACCCGATGCTGTTCGTAATGCTGCTGATCGTGCTGATGGGCTCTTTCTATCGCCACATTGCATGGCAGATGGCAGGCATTATATCTGCATCGTTCGTGTTACTCTTGGTGTCGACGCGCCTTTGGGCCAAAGACTCGGATGGCATCTGGGCGCTGGGACAGGCCGAAGGCTGCATAGCCCCGCCGATCGTCCCGACCGTGTTCGCTGCTGGCGTAATGCTATTCGCACTTATTCGCGCCGTCCGGCGCATCCGCAATCGAAGGAAAACGTGATGTTCAAAGGTATGGGCGGTCTTGGCGACATGGCCAAGATGATGAAGACCGCACAGGAAATGCAGTCGAAAATGGCCCAGCTTCAGGAAGAGCTGGAAACGATGACCGTGACCGGTGAAGCCGGCGCTGGCCTCGTCAAAGCCACCGCGACCTGCAAGGGCGAGCTGAAGGCACTCGATATCGATCCGTCGATCTTCAACACCGACGAAAAGGAAATGGTCGAAGACCTGATCCTCGCCGCGATCAAGGACGCGCAGGGCCGCGCTTCGGAAAAAGCCAAGGCGGAGATGTCCAAGCTGACCGAAGGTCTGGGCCTGCCGCCGGGCTTCGAGATGCCGTTCTAAGATGGCTCAAGGCACCGCTGATATCGAAACGCTGATCGAGCTTCTGTCGAAGCTGCCGGGCCTTGGCCCGCGGTCGGCCCGTCGTGCGGTGCTGCATCTGGTCAAGAAACGTAAAACGCACCTCTCGCCGCTTGCCGAAGCGATGACAACCGTCGCGCAGACGGCTCGCGAGTGCCTGAACTGCGGCAATATCGGCACCGCCGACATTTGCCCGATCTGCGAGGACACCCGCCGCGAGAACGGCGAGCTTTGCGTGGTCGAGGATGTCGCCGACCTTTGGGCAATGGAACGCGCTGCGGTGTTTCGCGGTCGCTATCATGTGCTGGGCGGAACGCTGTCCGCGCTGGATGCGGTGGGGCCCGACGAGTTGCGCATCCCCAAGCTGATCGACCGCATTTCGTCAGAGCACATCAGCGAGGTCATTCTCGCGCTGTCGGCCACCATCGACGGCCAGACCACCGCCCACTACATCGCGGACCAGCTTGGTGACGTGAAGGTCACGTCACTCGCGCAAGGTGTGCCTGTCGGAGGTGAGCTCGACTACCTCGACGACGGTACGATCACAGCCGCGCTCAAAGCCAGACGCACAATGTAAAA
Above is a window of Marivivens aquimaris DNA encoding:
- a CDS encoding lipid A-modifier LpxR family protein → MRGIFAVTACVASLNFAPVFALDYDSGAVAQPSNPYELVGIGRLFSNDKFGDNDDRWRTGSYSLSFAFSNEGDNDYGSGPLDLVEFRFRSEIIAPRHLKRAGSDDRIYVGQLSFGAHTHYQVERYEVSLGADMIFTGPQTGMSDFHQKTHEAFSAPSLGDSVIDNQLGNHIFPTVTAEIGKEYQLSHTAPVTMRPFAEAIAGVESLARVGVDFNYGVAGRDIAYSRDSATGQRIPLGYGDNLGVTWSAGVDYANVIDSAYFPSYFDSELESDRFRARAGVNWHFGDRMAVYYGVTYLSEEYVGQEEGQVLGSFRLNFTY
- the rpsD gene encoding 30S ribosomal protein S4, producing the protein MTKRTSAKYKIDRRMGENIWGRPKSPVNRREYGPGQHGQRRKAKISDFGLQLRAKQKLKGYYGDLTEKQFRRIYAEAERVKGDTGENLIGLLERRLDAVVYRAKFVPTVFAARQFVNHGHVTVNGKKVNIPSYRVKEGDVIEVRQKSKQMALVLEAAQLPERDVPDYLDVDHSKMTATFVRAPGLSDVPYPVLMEPNLVVEFYAKN
- a CDS encoding bifunctional transcriptional activator/DNA repair enzyme AdaA, giving the protein MLFKLPDFDTLYDALLRRDARFDGQAYVGVASTGIFCRLTCPARKPLRSNCQFFATPQECFDAGFRPCKRCHPVKPAAETDPVIGALMAALDAEPDRRWSEDDVVAMGFDSSTVRRTFRRQYGMTFLQMARARRLRDSYRALAKGHKVIDAQLEAGFDSPSAFRSAFVAMLGVAPSEMKSDSRLKADFFETPLGPMIALADDNALRKLEFPERKGLAEQLRKIHKAEGALGFGRTAIHDQTEDQLRQFFAGELEQFTVPLASDYGTAFQQQIWAALRAIPAGETRSYGELAADIGRPTATRAVANANAQNQIALIIPCHRVIGADGTLTGYAGGLWRKQKLIEIERQFR
- the hisC gene encoding histidinol-phosphate transaminase yields the protein MTTKPQPQPGIMDIALYVSGESKVEGKTEVLKLSANENPYGFSDKAKEAYLRSAVNLHRYPNTDHAPLREAIAEIHGLDAGRIICGVGSDEVLQFIVHSYAGVGYEVIVTEHGFSMYPILARMVGATPVEVKEKTRVVDVDSILSAVTPKTRVVFIANPANPTGTMIGEDELYRLAKGLPRNVILVIDSAYAEFADGYDGGKAIVDEFANVVMTRTFSKLHGLGGMRIGWGYAQREVVDVLNRVRQPFNLSETQMTVAAAAVRDTDFAERCVRENARWRDWLRNALVQMGVGCDESYANFVLARFSNPDEAAACNAALKADGIIVRPVGSYKLPNCLRITVGDEAACRRVIHVIATFKGIR
- a CDS encoding Hint domain-containing protein, encoding MKTGFHGTFVISWSQTELDGEWSAPLDVLRVGASWIWTGEAVRVDGPSEILPLGTATGMVEMRKRAAHTVRRLLNAVDKNTSFADGVADAPPLAEKSFNVTDGRSTWNITLIEAGQGRKPLLVFIGEIPPRDTEMWIVAHNIDMGRVARANANPGGVICFTPGTMIQTEFGPRLVESLREGDRIQTKDNGCREILWIGQRRMTGARLFAMPHLAPIRMRRGALDEGVPDDGILVSPDHRMVLKGARARALFNCDEVLVAARDLVNDSSVYVDRAVREVTYIHLLLPGHEIVFANGVETESFHPASAALSYLDEHDRMRLMTRIPEAGCDPMAYGAFARRVLSGYETAVLRQDF
- the recR gene encoding recombination mediator RecR produces the protein MAQGTADIETLIELLSKLPGLGPRSARRAVLHLVKKRKTHLSPLAEAMTTVAQTARECLNCGNIGTADICPICEDTRRENGELCVVEDVADLWAMERAAVFRGRYHVLGGTLSALDAVGPDELRIPKLIDRISSEHISEVILALSATIDGQTTAHYIADQLGDVKVTSLAQGVPVGGELDYLDDGTITAALKARRTM
- a CDS encoding DMT family transporter: MTQPPERPALLFFAALGTGGLLTLMTYFNGQLAAAASALFSSLSAHGTGAVAAILMLVAIPAFRRRPSGASKAPLWAYLGGISGALTVILTSTAVNSALALSGTLALGLAGQMVFGLTADKLGLFGLPRKSPAWKDLTGIALIVAGSLLIIFYGRGA
- a CDS encoding prephenate/arogenate dehydrogenase family protein, yielding MTVIYKRVALIGLGLIAGSMSLAIRRGKLAEEIVGYARSQETRDIAREINLVDRVVDSAEEAVKDADLVVLAVPVGAMGAVMEAIAPHLKEGAVVSDVGSVKQSVFDAVMPHMPEHAHFIGSHPMAGTEHSGPRAGFATLFDNRWCLIVPPADADQAQVDKLAAFWRAIGADIEFMEPERHDLVCAVVSHTPHLIAYTMVGVADDLRRVTEREVIKFSAAGFRDFTRIAASDPTMWRDVFLTNKEATLEILGRFTEELFALQRAIRTGDGDTLFDYFTHTRAIRRGILEAGQDTDAPDFGRTKAAKE
- a CDS encoding YbaB/EbfC family nucleoid-associated protein; protein product: MFKGMGGLGDMAKMMKTAQEMQSKMAQLQEELETMTVTGEAGAGLVKATATCKGELKALDIDPSIFNTDEKEMVEDLILAAIKDAQGRASEKAKAEMSKLTEGLGLPPGFEMPF
- a CDS encoding DMT family transporter, coding for MLTFIAFAFGGGILVGLSRQINGRLSLSTGPLVSSFWNHFVGFVALTAVALAFGGLFPKGEPIDWPWLAFVGGPLGVVFVASSSWLISRLGAAQTAVLVIAGQMLSSVIMDIITGAPGSPFARIAGVALILGGILVGRKRKA
- a CDS encoding DNA polymerase III subunit gamma/tau codes for the protein MTEAEPKPYQVLARKYRPETFVDLVGQDAMVRTLKNSFEAGRIAQAFIMTGIRGTGKTTTARIIAKGMNCVGVDGNGGPTTEPCGKCEHCTAIMEGRHVDVIEMDAASNTGVANIREIIDSVHYRAASARYKVYIIDEVHMLSTGAFNALLKTLEEPPAHVKFIFATTEIRKVPVTVLSRCQRFDLRRIEPEVMLGLMRKIANAEGAEITEDAIALITRAAEGSARDATSLLDQAISHGAGETTAEQVRAMLGLADRGRVFDLFDMIMRGQAAEALGELSAQYSDGADPMAVLRDLAEITHWISVIKITPEAADDPTVSPDERSRGKTAADALPMRVLTRMWQMLLKAIEEVGQAPNAMMAAEMAIIRLTHVAELPSPEELVRKLQNTAPPPHPGGGGGGAYAPAQGGSTNAYGGGHVPTHSGPSGPVASAAPQLAQNSLARYATFESVLDLIRAHRDVQLLVEVENYMRLASFRPGRIEFEPTPNAPRDMAAKLGSRLQTWTGNRWAVIVVNEGGRPTVSEIRDAAEAELKAEAAALPLVQSILAAFPKSKIAEVRTAKDLETGALEEALEEVEDEWDPFEED